The Pseudomonas sp. IB20 region ACCGCGCGCCTGCTGATGGACACCCTGCGTGCCGAAGGCCTGGGCTTCCTGGGCGTGGCCGACAGCGCCACTCACCACGAAATGGCCGACCTGTACGCCAAGGCCCTGCCTGCCTACATCGCCAAGGGTATCGAATTCGAATTGCTGAACCCGATCCTGGCCACTTTCGACCTGGAAAAACTCGGTAAAGCGATCAACCACGAGCGCGACCAGCAGTTCACCTACCTGGGCCTGCAAACCCTGTACGACCGTTACTTCATCCACAAGGACGGTATCCGCTTCGAACTGCCGCAAGTGTTCTTCATGCGTGTGGCCATGGGCCTGGCGATCGAAGAGAAGAACAAAGAAGACCGCGCCATCGAGTTCTACAACCTGTTGTCGTCCTTCGACTACATGTCGTCGACCCCGACCCTGTTCAACGCCGGCACCCTGCGTCCACAGCTGTCGAGCTGCTACCTGACCACCGTGCCGGATGACCTGTCGGGCATCTACCACGCGATCCACGACAACGCCATGTTGTCCAAATTCGCCGGCGGCCTGGGTAACGACTGGACCCCGGTGCGTGCACTGGGTTCGTACATCAAGGGCACCAACGGCAAGTCCCAGGGCGTTGTACCGTTCCTGAAAGTCGTCAACGACACCGCCGTTGCGGTTAACCAGGGTGGCAAGCGTAAAGGCGCTGTGTGTGCCTACCTGGAAACCTGGCACATGGACATTGAAGAGTTCATCGAGCTGCGCAAGAACACCGGTGATGATCGTCGTCGTACCCACGACATGAACACCGCCAACTGGATCCCTGACCTGTTCATGAAGCGCGTCTTCGATGACGGCCCGTGGACCCTGTTCTCGCCATCCGAAGTGCCAGACCTGCACGACCTGACCGGCAAGGCCTTCGAAGAGCGTTACGAGTACTACGAAGCGCTGTCCCAGTACCCGGGCAAGATCAAGCTGTTCAAGACCATCCAGGCCAAAGACCTGTGGCGCAAAATGCTGTCCATGCTGTTCGAAACCGGCCACCCATGGTTGACCTTCAAAGACCCGTGCAACCTGCGTAGCCCGCAGCAGCACGTCGGCGTGGTCCACAGCTCGAACCTGTGCACCGAGATCACCTTGAACACCAACAAGGACGAGATCGCCGTTTGCAACCTGGGCTCGATCAACCTGCCGAACCACATCGTCAACGGCAAGTTGGACACCGTGAAGCTTGCACGCACCGTGAACACCGCCGTTCGCATGCTCGATAACGTTATCGACATCAACTACTACTCGGTACCACAGGCGCAGAACTCCAACTTCAAGCACCGTCCGGTTGGCTTGGGCATCATGGGCTTCCAGGACGCTTTGTACCTGCAGCACATTCCTTACGGTTCGGATGCTGCGGTCGAGTTCGCCGACAAGTCCATGGAAGCGGTCAGCTACTACGCGATCCAGGCTTCCTGCGACCTGGCCGACGAGCGCGGTGCCTACGAGACGTTCCAGGGTTCACTGTGGTCCAAAGGCATCCTGCCGCTGGATTCGCAACAGATCCTGATCGAGCAACGTGGCCAGAAGTACATCGACGTTGACCTGAACGAATCCCTGGACTGGGCGCCGGTACGTGCCCGTGTGCAGAAAGGCATTCGTAACTCCAACATCATGGCCATCGCACCGACCGCGACCATCGCCAACATTACCGGCGTATCGCAGTCGATCGAACCGACCTACCAGAACCTGTATGTGAAATCGAACCTGTCGGGCGAATTCACCGTGATCAACCCGTACCTGGTTCGCGACCTGAAAGCCCGCGGCCTGTGGGACTCGGTCATGATCAACGACCTGAAGTACTACGACGGTTCGGTGCAACAGATCGAGCGCATCCCGCAAGAACTCAAAGAGCTCTACGCAACTGCCTTCGAAGTGGACACCAAGTGGATCGTTGACGCCGCCAGCCGTCGTCAGAAGTGGATCGACCAGGCTCAGTCGCTGAACCTGTACATCGCCGGCGCTTCGGGCAAGAAGCTCGACGTGACCTACCGCATGGCGTGGTACCGTGGCCTGAAAACCACTTACTACCTCCGTGCCCTGGCCGCGACCAGCACCGAGAAGTCGACCATCAACACCGGTAAGCTGAACGCAGTGTCCAGCGGCAACCACGGTGATGATTCGGTACTCGCAGCGCCAGCCGGCCCGGCACCTGTGCCAAAGGCCTGCGCGATTGATGAGCCGGATTGCGAAGCTTGCCAATAAGCTGAGCCAATCCAGGGCTTGAACGCCCTGGATTGAAAAAGCCCGATAGACCCTGATTGCATGGGGCTTATCGGGCTTTTTCGTTTCTCGCCCCTAGAGGAACGCGTACGCAATACCCTGCTTCGGCGCGCCACCTCGTCTTCCCCACAACTCCACTCGCCCATCGATGACCGCCATCGAGTGGCGATCATAGGCCACGACACCGAGCTTACCGCTCGCCAGCCGCGTCGAAACCACGCGCTCCACGCGCGCTTCCCTCCCACAGTGCATAGCCCGCCATTTACTTACCCCTATAGTCGCTGGACGACGTTCGTCCGTTGGCTCATAAGTGGCGAAATTGGCGTTACGCGTTCCCGCATCGGGGTAAGGTGAAACAAGCAGTAAATGACTAAGTAGCGCACACAAAAAAGGCCCCTCGATCGAGGGGCCTTTTTTGTGTGCGCTGGTACTTGAGCGACGATATCAGGTCATCTGAATGATGGTCTGCATGATGGTGCTCTGGGTGGAGATGGTCTTGGCGTTCGCCTGGTAGTTGCTCTGGGCCTTGATCAGGTCCACCAGCTCGCTGGTCAGGTTGACGTTGGAGTTCTCCAGGGAGTTGGCCACGATCGAACCCAGGGTACCGGATTGCGGGGAATCGTAACCCGGCTGGCCCGACGCGAAAGTCTCTCTCCAGGTAGTGCCGCCGGCTGGCTGCAAGCCCTGCTCGTTGTTAAAGCTGGCCAGGGAGATCTGGCCGATAGCCTTGCTCTGCTGGTTACTGAAGGTGGCGAACAGCACACCGCTGCCATCGATCTTCAGGCCGGTGATCTGGCCGGTGGCGTAGCCATCGGTAACCGGTGGGTTACGGTAGCTGGCCGAGTTGTACTGGGTGACGGTGCCCATGTTAATGGCGATGCCGTCTTTGTTCGCCGTCGCATCGTTAGCCTTCCATACGCCATCGGTCACCGTGCCAGGCACCCAATCCTTGATGGTCAAGGTGTTACCGGCAACCCCCCCGGTCACGATGCTCTTGAGATTACCGGCACCATCGAAGCTCAAGGTCGACGGCACAGGCGCCGTCACGCCAGCACCAGTACCGGTAGGGGCCGAACCATCAGGATTGCGGCCATCGATCAAGGTGTAGGCCTGCCACTGGTTGGCATCGGTTTTCACCAGGTACTGCACCATCGGGTGTGCGTTGCCCTGGGAATCGTACAATGTGGTGCTGTATTGCGTGGTGAAGGTCTCGGACTTGGTTGGATCAAACGGGTTCTTGGTCTGATCGATCACCGGCGACGAGGAGTTCAGGTTACTGCTGGAGTCCACCTTGGTGGAGGCCTTCGGTGGCAGGTTCGACAGGTTCAGTTGCAGGTCGACCAGGCCGCCCTTAGTGATCTTGCCATTCTCATCCGCGGCATAACCCTGCAGACGCGAGGTGCCGGTGTTGTTGGTGATATAGCCGTCTTTGTCAGCACGGAAAGCACCACTGCGGGTGTATTCCAGCGAACCGTCGCTGCCCTTCTGTACGAAGAAGCCGCCACCCTGGATCGCCATGTCCAGAATACCGCCACTGCCGTTAACGTCGCCCTGGGTGAACTGCTGAGACACCGCCGCCAGGTTCACACCATTGCCGATGCTGTTCTGGCCGGTGCCCAGCTTGGAGGCCGCGTAAATGTCCGCGAATTCCGCACGGGACGACTTGAAGCCAGTGGTCGCAACGTTGGCGATGTTGTTGCCGGTCACGTCCAGTTGTTTGTTGGCCGCATAGAGGCCGCTAAGGCCGATATTAAAAGACATGTTTCTCTCCCTCTGCCGTATTTAGCCGGCTCTATGTACCGATAGTCTGAATTTGCGACAGCTTGACGCTGCCCATGCCGCCAGCAAGGTTGAGCAGCATTTCGCCGCCGGTCTTGCTCAAAGTCACGCTGGTTACCGTGGCTGGCAGCGAAGTAGCGAGGGCAACCGAGTCGCCCTTGTCGCTCTTGGTGGTGGCATTGAAGGTGTAAGTGCCAGCAGGCGCGACCTCACCTTTGTCGTTCTTGCCATCCCAGATAAAGCTGGCATCGCCGGCACTCTGCGCACCCATGTCGAGGGTGCGTACCACGTTGCCGTCCTTGTCGGTGATCTTCACGGAGACGTTGCCCGTCGCCGCCGTCACCGCCACTGAGCCGGTCATGCTCTTGCTGGTATCAACCATGGCCTTGTCGGTCTGGGTGATGATCGAACGCCCCACCAGCGACGACGCTTGCAGCGCTTGCGACGAACTGAAGTTGCTGGAGATCGCATTCACCGAGTCGTTCAGGGTGTTGATGCCTTCCAGGCTGCTGAACTGTGCCAGTTGCGCCACGAACGCACCGTTGTCCTGAGGCGACAGCGGGTTCTGGTTTTTGAGCTGGGTCACCAGCAGTTGCAGGAATGCGTCCTTGCCGAGCGACTGGTTACCCGTCGCGGCCTTGGAAGCAGCACCGACACCGCTGTTGTCCGTCGCAGTCTTGACCTTGGCGTTAAAAAGGTTCTGGACTGCCGTGTTGTTAGTGGTATCAACGATGGCCATTATTTGGCGCCCCTTATCACTGACCCAGGGTCAGGACCTTCTGCATCATGGTTTTGGCGGTGTTCATCATTTCCGCGTTGGTCTGGAACGAGCGGCTGGCGGAAATCATGTCGGCCATTTCCTCGACCACGTTGACGTTGGGGTAGTAGACATAACCCTTTTCGTTCGCGGCGGGATGGTTAGGCTCATAACGGGCTTCCAGGTTGCTCTGGTCTTCGACCACACCAAGCACCTGCACGCCTTGGCCCGCCGCATCCTGGTTCTGGAACAGTGAATCGCTACCGCCGCTCTGGCCACCCTGGAACATGGTGGCAAACACCGGGTGACGGGCGCGGTAGGTCTGGTCAATGCTCGAAGACACGGTCTCGGCGTTGGCGATGTTACTGGCGACGGTGTTCAGGCGCGTGGTCTGCGCGCTCATGCCACTGCCGGCAATATTGAAAACACTGGCTAAAGACATGGCTTACTCTCCACGCAGGGCTGACATCAGCCCTTTGAATTTACTGTTGAGCAGGGTGAAGCTGGCCTGGAAGTTCACCGAGTTCTCGGCGTAGGCCGATTGCTCCAGCTGGGCGTCGACGGTGTTCTGGTCGATCGATGGCTGCATCGGCGTGCGATACAGCAGCGACTCGTCGCCACTGCTCAGGCCTTGCGCTTCGATATGACGGCTATTGGTCATATTCAAGGCGAAGGTGCCGTTCTTGTTCTTGTCCTGCTGTGCGGCGAGCACGGCGGAGAAGTCCAAGTCCCGAGCTTTGTAGTTCGGGGTATCGGCGTTGGCAATGTTGTTGGCCAGGACTTCAGCACGCTGGGCGCGGAAGCCCAGGGCTTGTTCGTGGATACCGAGCGCTTTATCGAAGCTGATGCTCATGGCGGAAACCTTTAGGCTGACCTGCTTTTCGTATCTGGGTTATAGCAAGGCGCATGCCAATTCCCTTAAGGCCCGTAATTCAAGGGGTTGCGGGATGTTTGCCAGCGGCAATGCCAGAAAAGCGGCAACGGTCTTCCGCGTGGCGCCAGTAAAGCGGCAATGGCGGTTGCCGCTTTACTGGCGGCGGCAACGGTGAGAGGCGAACGTCGAGGTTGTTGAGTGACCACTTGTCTGCACTGTCATTTCTGACAGTTGCGCTGTACGTCGCCTCGAATGCCTTATTAGCAGACGTCCCACCGTGCCTGGCAGAGGTTAAAAATGTTGAACATTCCGCCTCCAAAATTTAACGAACAAGATTCAGTGGTCCCCATCCCGAATCTGAACACCCTGCTTATTCTCGGCGACAGCGCCAAGTTGACGCTCGATTTCCCCGTCCAAGCCGGCGACATGATCTATCTGACATTGAGCAGCAGCGTCCTCGGCGGCGAATCATTACCCGTCCCGTGCAGGTGACTGCAGGGCGCACGTATGATTTCAGCTTTGATGTGATTGGAGGCGGCCCAACCTCCGATGGTTCGAGCCTATATATGACGATGAACGGTCTGCGGATAAGCACCGTCAATGTCCAGAACATTACCCAAGCCTCGCCGCAAACCGGGCGAGCAACCTTCACCGCCTCCGCCTCCGACACAGCCGGGCGGCTAGGTATTTTCAATGAGGCGGTTCCCAGCGGTGTTCATCGTCTTTCCCTGGGAAATATCCGAATGACGCTCAGGCCCTGAGTGACGACGACCAGGTGTCGTCAACACTTTGAGCGCATAAAAAACGGGAGGCCTTTGCGGGCCTCCCGTTTTTTATGCTCCAGCGCCGATCACTTGGCTTGGTAAATGATACCGGGACTGCACTGCACCATTTGGTAATGATCCGGCAGACCATT contains the following coding sequences:
- the flgC gene encoding flagellar basal body rod protein FlgC yields the protein MSLASVFNIAGSGMSAQTTRLNTVASNIANAETVSSSIDQTYRARHPVFATMFQGGQSGGSDSLFQNQDAAGQGVQVLGVVEDQSNLEARYEPNHPAANEKGYVYYPNVNVVEEMADMISASRSFQTNAEMMNTAKTMMQKVLTLGQ
- a CDS encoding ribonucleoside-diphosphate reductase subunit alpha: MQTDTTRENPQGSVPQAADSNLDLSATAPGQLRVIKRNGTVVPYTDDKITVAITKAFLAVEGGTAAASSRIHDTVARLTEQVSATFKRRMPSGGTIHIEEIQDQVELALMRAGEQKVARDYVIYRDARSKERAVRSPAEEAAVQAHPSIRITLADGTFAPLDLGRLNTIITEACEGLEEVDGDLIQRETLKNLYDGVALTDVNTALVMTARTLVEREPNYSFVTARLLMDTLRAEGLGFLGVADSATHHEMADLYAKALPAYIAKGIEFELLNPILATFDLEKLGKAINHERDQQFTYLGLQTLYDRYFIHKDGIRFELPQVFFMRVAMGLAIEEKNKEDRAIEFYNLLSSFDYMSSTPTLFNAGTLRPQLSSCYLTTVPDDLSGIYHAIHDNAMLSKFAGGLGNDWTPVRALGSYIKGTNGKSQGVVPFLKVVNDTAVAVNQGGKRKGAVCAYLETWHMDIEEFIELRKNTGDDRRRTHDMNTANWIPDLFMKRVFDDGPWTLFSPSEVPDLHDLTGKAFEERYEYYEALSQYPGKIKLFKTIQAKDLWRKMLSMLFETGHPWLTFKDPCNLRSPQQHVGVVHSSNLCTEITLNTNKDEIAVCNLGSINLPNHIVNGKLDTVKLARTVNTAVRMLDNVIDINYYSVPQAQNSNFKHRPVGLGIMGFQDALYLQHIPYGSDAAVEFADKSMEAVSYYAIQASCDLADERGAYETFQGSLWSKGILPLDSQQILIEQRGQKYIDVDLNESLDWAPVRARVQKGIRNSNIMAIAPTATIANITGVSQSIEPTYQNLYVKSNLSGEFTVINPYLVRDLKARGLWDSVMINDLKYYDGSVQQIERIPQELKELYATAFEVDTKWIVDAASRRQKWIDQAQSLNLYIAGASGKKLDVTYRMAWYRGLKTTYYLRALAATSTEKSTINTGKLNAVSSGNHGDDSVLAAPAGPAPVPKACAIDEPDCEACQ
- the flgE gene encoding flagellar hook protein FlgE, giving the protein MSFNIGLSGLYAANKQLDVTGNNIANVATTGFKSSRAEFADIYAASKLGTGQNSIGNGVNLAAVSQQFTQGDVNGSGGILDMAIQGGGFFVQKGSDGSLEYTRSGAFRADKDGYITNNTGTSRLQGYAADENGKITKGGLVDLQLNLSNLPPKASTKVDSSSNLNSSSPVIDQTKNPFDPTKSETFTTQYSTTLYDSQGNAHPMVQYLVKTDANQWQAYTLIDGRNPDGSAPTGTGAGVTAPVPSTLSFDGAGNLKSIVTGGVAGNTLTIKDWVPGTVTDGVWKANDATANKDGIAINMGTVTQYNSASYRNPPVTDGYATGQITGLKIDGSGVLFATFSNQQSKAIGQISLASFNNEQGLQPAGGTTWRETFASGQPGYDSPQSGTLGSIVANSLENSNVNLTSELVDLIKAQSNYQANAKTISTQSTIMQTIIQMT
- the flgB gene encoding flagellar basal body rod protein FlgB encodes the protein MSISFDKALGIHEQALGFRAQRAEVLANNIANADTPNYKARDLDFSAVLAAQQDKNKNGTFALNMTNSRHIEAQGLSSGDESLLYRTPMQPSIDQNTVDAQLEQSAYAENSVNFQASFTLLNSKFKGLMSALRGE
- the flgD gene encoding flagellar hook assembly protein FlgD, translating into MAIVDTTNNTAVQNLFNAKVKTATDNSGVGAASKAATGNQSLGKDAFLQLLVTQLKNQNPLSPQDNGAFVAQLAQFSSLEGINTLNDSVNAISSNFSSSQALQASSLVGRSIITQTDKAMVDTSKSMTGSVAVTAATGNVSVKITDKDGNVVRTLDMGAQSAGDASFIWDGKNDKGEVAPAGTYTFNATTKSDKGDSVALATSLPATVTSVTLSKTGGEMLLNLAGGMGSVKLSQIQTIGT